The following DNA comes from Novosphingobium sp. PP1Y.
CGACACGCCGGTTCGAGGCCGTCGCCTTGCCGGGCGGCGATGACCAGGCGGCCCATCCCAGGAGGACAAAAGCCAGCGCCATCGCCACGATGATCTCGACAGCAGTCCCCCAGGCACCGGCGCTTGACCAGCCCAGCGCGATGGACAGGGCCAGAGCCCCCCAGGCCGCAAGGTTGAGGCCGTGCGAGCGGGTGCGGCGCGACCATGACCGGCGCAGCATTGCCACGCCAGCCACAGCGAGCGCCGCTCCGAGAGAGAGGAGCGCGTCACCCACCATCAGAAGCGATAGCTCACCATGCCGAACACATTGCGCTCTTCACCCATGAAGCAGTCGCCGCGGGCGAGGCAGGAAGAGTAGAAGCTCTTGCCCAGCAGGTTGGTGGCATTGACCCGGAACGACCAGTTCTGCCAGCTCACCTCGGCCAGAGCATCGACCAGCGTGTAGCCCGGCGTGCGAAGGCCATCGGGGAACGCAGGCCCGTAGGAACGCTGGGCCCCGGTGTGGCGAACGCCCCCGCCCAGCAGGAGCGCGACATCCGCCGAGAGCTGGAAGGGCCGCGTCGCCCAGAGCGAGGCGTTGTACTTGGGTACGTTGTCGAGTTGCTGACCGCTTCCGGCTTCTTCGGCCTTGTTGTAGCTGAAGTTGGCCAGGATCTGGAAGTCGCCCGGAAGTACGGTGCTGCCTTCGACTTCGATGCCCTTGGAGAAGGACTCGCCAATCTGCAGCATCCCGGTGATCTGGTTTCCGGGATTGTCCGGGTCCTCCACTGCCACCGAAACCGGCCGATTGCGCTCCTTGATGTGGTAGGCGGTAATCGTCACCAGCGTCGCCTCGCCCGGGTGGAACTTGACCCCTGCCTCAAACTGCCGGCCGCGCTTGGGCGCATATGCATCGCCATATACATCCGTGCCTGCAATCGGCTCAAAACTCTCGGTAAAGCTGAAGAACGGCGAGACGCCCGGAACCACTTCGCCGATCACGCCGGCGCGGAAGGAGGTCGCGCTTTCGTCGATGGCCTTAACGCCGAAGCTGCGCGAGGTCACCTTGTCCCGGCGGACGCCGAAGACCACTGAAACCCGGTCGGCAAAGCGGACCTGGTCCTGCAGATATAGGCCCAGCTGCTCCTGCCTGGTATCGTCCGACTGTGCCGCGCCCGGAGGCAGACCGCCGCCAAAATCGCTCAGGGCATCGCGGTCGATGTCGTAGATATCGATCGTTTCATAGGCATAGCCGTCTGTCTTGCGGACGCGGTTCCAGCTGTAGTCGACGCCGGCCAGCAGCTTGTGCTCGACTGCGCCCCCGGTGTTGAAATCGAACTGCACATTGTTGTCGCTGGAGAAGATCTCCATGCGTGCCTTCGAACCCGCGGCAATCAGCGTGATCAGCC
Coding sequences within:
- a CDS encoding TonB-dependent siderophore receptor, which gives rise to MKTIRIMAVCCTALVSLPAMAEEAADVRSDIIVTGERESSGLTLKTDTPAIETPQPVTVIPEDLYTAQGAISVSDTLRYVAGVQSNPYGPDSRVDGGFVRGINALQFRDGMRDVYSYYASIRADPYNFSSVQVIRGPASVLFGQGSLGGIINLASKKPQFESAGEVSLLYGSHDRKEMLADLTGPISSTLAGRVVARVRDSGTQTDHVPDDRVMISPSLTWSPDARTDLTLIGLYQEDDGGTTSQFLPLVGTILPNPNGQLKNSLFVGKPGWDRYDGRLLQGTAMLGHRFSDNAKINLKARYIDSDLTYFSHYPNSYSNPANPYLDEDQRLITLIAAGSKARMEIFSSDNNVQFDFNTGGAVEHKLLAGVDYSWNRVRKTDGYAYETIDIYDIDRDALSDFGGGLPPGAAQSDDTRQEQLGLYLQDQVRFADRVSVVFGVRRDKVTSRSFGVKAIDESATSFRAGVIGEVVPGVSPFFSFTESFEPIAGTDVYGDAYAPKRGRQFEAGVKFHPGEATLVTITAYHIKERNRPVSVAVEDPDNPGNQITGMLQIGESFSKGIEVEGSTVLPGDFQILANFSYNKAEEAGSGQQLDNVPKYNASLWATRPFQLSADVALLLGGGVRHTGAQRSYGPAFPDGLRTPGYTLVDALAEVSWQNWSFRVNATNLLGKSFYSSCLARGDCFMGEERNVFGMVSYRF